The DNA region GGTTCCTCTAAATTTAcctccaaaaaaaccctaaaaatatgtttctcttaaaaaaaaagaagtctccTATTGAAAGAACAGACTTTTTAAAAGGTTCATACTCTGTAGTGATTCCTGAGCCTCAGGAAAGTGCCGcttaattaatttgaaatttaaaagcGACGATTTGGAAAATGAGTACAAAATGAGTATCAGTTTGCACTGTGAAATGTCAGGATAACTGTCTTACCTACTTTCAGGTTGGGCAATAGAAAGACCCAGCTGGTTTATGTCCTGGAGCAAATATTATAGCGAACTCTGCTCCTTTTAACTGACTTTTAAAGGCTGTGGTTCTGCAGCCCTGAAATAGCTTATTGACACTGAACTGGAGCACTGAAGAAAATGAACCAAGTCAGTGTCCTTTTAGAGGATGTGGTGATGCAGACTTGCTGTAGGCAGACAAATAAATACAGCATATCTGTCACTCTACAGAAGGAATTACACAGTGGAATAAGATGTAACTACCCATCAAAGGATAGTGGTTGATGGGTCTTGCTCTACCTGCACGCCTGTCACAGTCCAGTACTGCCAGGGTATAGTCTGAGAGTTGTGCTTCTTAATTTCTCCATTGATGACCTGGACAAGGTCACTGAACCTTTCTTCAGATTCACATATGACAGCTAAGATTGTATTACTGAGGATGTTTGTAAGTGGTGTGCTCTGTTTGTTCATGCTAATGTGTTTAATGATTCTAACCTTGTAAGCCTGAATTTCAACCatcaaaaaataattaatgacaGACTGTGAGAATTCACTTAGTGACACACATTGTTACAGTTAATCAGTCCTTGAGGTAGTCTAGTTCAGTTCGAGCAGTCAGTGATGAAAGGTGATTGTGCTCCAGTAGATCTCCTAGGGACACTGGATGCTGTGCCAGATTGTAGTAGTACTGAAAGAACTACTGGGTCAAAGTGGTGAGCTTAACAAAAAGtaataaaagcaaaaggaacAAGTAGCAGATCCTTGTACTTCTCAGGATGCGCAGTGTCCTTTACCCTCCTCttacaaaatgtttttcaattatactttgcctttatttttttttcaagtttctgTCTTGTCACATACACAAAGGCAGTCTATTAGTAGGTTTAGATCTATTGTAGCTTCTTCCCCACTGTAGTTGGGTGGAAGTaccatttttcaaaatatactTTCTTTGCACAAATAAAAAGCATGTTTAGGTGATTGAAAGTAGACCACTTTGAATTCAAAGGGCTAATACAAAGTACTTTTCTTGTTGAACAGGTAAAGTTTAATATATTTAAAGGaatatttaatgtttaaatATATATCTTCAGAAGGATTACATCTAGAGTGGGGGAAGAAAATTGATGTTTTCATAGGTTTAACTCCTCTGTGAGGCAATCCTTTATCTTTCAGGTTATGTGTTTTGTaatatgaaacattttcttttaaccTTGTGTTGATATGGtgataatttactttttttaaatttatttttctaatgatGACTGTTATTAAGCCAGGTTGCTATTGTCTTTGTGAAAGTTACTAAAACTTTTCCTGCATTCTTCTCAGGATTTATTTGGGGTGAGCATGGTGGTTCCTTTAATGAATCTTCATATCAAATCTCTAGGAGCAAGTCATACAGTTGCTGGAATCATAGGTGAGTTGCAGTATTTGATTTATGAAAGAGTAAGATAAGGCCTGGATTTTGCCTTGCTGCAAATTGGACATTGGAACACAATTCTTCCTTGCTAATAGCATAATAACAGATAAAGACAATTTCCATGTGTAACTTTTAAGGGCAGCCCTACTGTGTTAGACCCAGAGACCTGTCCAAACTTATGCACTGACAGCCAAAAGCACATGCTTGGGAAAGAGCACAACTGGAAAGAACAAGGAAGTCTTGCAGTAGCATTTGTACAGTACTTTCCAGCCTCCAAGAATTCACAGCTTAGCAATTTAGAGAGCCTGAGGTGTTGCTTGTAGTTGTATTGTTATTTACACTTTGCAAATGGTGCTTCTGCAGCTGGTTCTCCAAAGCTTTCCAATGTCCATGACTGTTCCCAGTTTGATTAAAATCCTTACAGCTGTCTtggcaaaatatttattcactTTTACAAGTGTTTACAAATAAATTCTGAAGATTTGGAATTTTATCTTAAAGTATTTAGTGTTTAGGCATGTTTTGTGTCTTTAAAGTACCTTTTATGGTATTGTTTATGGTTTGGAGTGATACAGTATTTTCTGTATTCCCAGACATGGGAGCTGTTACtcagttttattattttgcattctTATTTAACACTTTGTATGAAATAATTCTGCTTCTGCACTGAGTTGAAAGTATTATTTTACGCAGAAACTAGTCAGACATATGTTTTCATTTCAACAatctgctttgatttttaacattaggaaaaaataggTTTGAGgtgtatttttataaattagAGTCCAACAGATGTTTCTCTATGCTTCTCTTTACTTCTTCTCTTCAGTCACTAAATGCTGCTAATCTCCTAGCCTCCAAAATGAGAAAGTAGGGTCTGAGTTTTCTTCAGGGCTTCTGTGGTGCCTTGTAGTAGACTGAAGCACCAAGTGGAAAGTCCAATCCAGTAGAGAAATTCTCTCCTGATTCTGAGAAAGCAGTTATAAATGCCGAGATTGGTTTTGTTTAATACACCATACAAAGCAACATCATTTTACCTTATATAGTTTTacaatttttcagcattttttttgttttttattttgtcattcCCTGAAACTGTTTCCTTTATTAAGTGCTAAACTCCAACCTTGGTTTGTCCTGCTCCCTCTTCCCATTCTTCTAGTAAACTATTCCCATGATTTCccatttttcataatttaaaattttgtgcCGTTTTCATTTATAAAAACCCCTGAATTTTTAACACtggtattttgtttgttttaggaTCTCTCTATGGTATAATGCAGCTATTTACCAGCACATTTGTGGTGAGTTCTAACACTGCATTCCAGAGCATATTGGTATTTCTATGGATTGTAGGGGAGAAAAGGGTGGGGTTAATAATAGCATTTCTTGACATTTTGAAAATGCATAAAGTGTTCATAGAAGCATTTTGGTTGGAGGAACCAATTTTCAGTTTGCATGAGAAATGGCAGTTTTGTTTATGGGGAATTGCTAGGTTTTTCAGGCCCAAACAGAATacagtttttaaacaaaaactaGAATATAGATTTGGGCTCAGATACATTACTGAGCAGGTCACAGTTACACAGGTTTATCTCCTCGAGTGTTGGTGCTAGTAGAGCAGTTTCCTGCAGTGCAGTAGCCTGTCCAGAAAGCAGTCTCATGAGTCAGTTTTTCATAGCCTGTGATCTAGTTTGCTTTCCCTGATTAATGAGCAGTGTCTTGTATTTCACTACATGGTCTAAATTAATTGTTGCATCTTTgatatttgtttggtttggttttctatTAGCTATTGATTTTTATATCCTAATATTACCCTGGTACTAGTTTTCTAGTTTTGAAGAGAACAGATTATGAGAATGTCTCATAAAATAAGTGTTTCAGGGTTTGTTATGCAGTACACCTGGGATAATTTCCTGCTGTAATTTTGTGGCATGTTCTTGGAAGTGCAAGACCATTGTCTACTTTCTTAAAAAAACTATTTCCTCTTGGAAATCAAGCCAATTTAAAAGCATGATAATTGCAAGTTTTCTGTTTGCCTTCTGCAAACTACTTCTTACCTGTCTGTGCTCAGATAACAAACTCTTCATAGCCAAGATCATTGCTTTTAGGATGTTCAACAAGTGCCTTAATACATAGCAGCCTGAGTAATACAAGCAAATATTTGTGATTGATTATGGTAAGATTTTCAGAACTGGTAATATTTTGTGGTATTTATTGCAGGACTGTCTTTTTAAAAGGGtgacttttttattaaaaaaattctgtataCACAacattaaatgaaattataattttggTAGGTAGcctgccagcagggcagagttCTCCTTGTGACTTCCAAATTTTGAGCACTTAGGAATGTTGTGTAATAAGCTTATTAGGCTTTCATTGACAGTCCTTTGATGTCTTTTCTCAATTTAATGTAGAAGTATTGATTGATCACTGCACATAGTTTAATGTTATAGAAAGCTGacctttctttcctgctttgtGAAAGGGCTGCTGGAGTGATATAGTAGGAAGACGGTATTCCCTGCTTGCTTGTATTCTTCTCAGTGCACTGGGTTACTTCCTTCTTGGAAATTCCACCACAGTGTTCCTGTTTGCTATTTCTAGGATCCTTGTAGGTGAGTAAACACTTGGCATTTTGCATTTTGCAGTTTAAATTCCCTGTAGTCTCAGGCTGAGAATTAGTACGGGAGAAATCATGGTGTATGGATGGCTGCATAGCATCATCACCCAGTAGCACCAACTGAACCTTACTATTGAAAAGTCTCTACAAATCaagaattctcttttttttttcctgaaaataatttgaaatgttGAGGCCTAACCCACCAGGCATCTAAACCCCACAAAGCTGCTTACTCCAGCACTGAAGAATTTGTGattaattgaattttaaaaatacaaatcatACAAATTTTGACCTGAGATAGAGTCTGTCTGTTTTTTGGACCGAGAGATACATGTTTATTGATTGTTTGTATTTTGTTGCAGGTATTTTCAAACACACACTGTCCATCTCTAAAGCCCTGCTGTCTGACCTGGTCTCGGAGAGGGATCGCCCTTTAGTGATGGGGCGCTTCAATGCAGCCTCCAGTGTGGGCTTCATTCTGGGACCTGTTGTTGGTGGCTACCTTGCAGAGTTCAAAGGTGGCTTTTACCAAACAGCCTTCATCTGTGCCTCCATCTTCCTTCTGAATGGTGGTAAGTTGATGTCACATCCTGTATCTTGGCTCTCTTCATTCCTCATTTTGTCCTTTTATGCCATCTGTAATACCTTGAATGCACAGTGTGTTTATCATCTATGGCATAATCATTGTGTATGCCAATACTACTGTTTGAATTTGAACTTACATGGAAGGGTGGGAATTTTGAAAGTTATCCTCCAGGTGCTTCTTTGTTCTGCCTGTGTCCTCTTTACATTCAGACACAAATGGGAGTTTTTGGTGTGCCCAAAGATGAAGACTAGAAATCAGAATTTTAGTTTTAGCCATTAGATTAGTTTATGTCGTGTGAGTGTGGCATTTCAGTGCTTTCCTTTCTTGCTTTCACTGCATTTAAAATTGAACCAATACTATGAATAACACTAGACTTAATATTTGCAAATTTTTTAAGGGCAAGTACtgttgaagtatttttttttatttcaatcaAACTAATATCTTCCATGTAAAGTTACAATCAAACTAATATCTTCCATGTAAAGTTGATGCAATTGAATGAAATCAGCTAATTTCTTAATCTGTATAGGTCTGGTCTGGATGTTACCCTGGAGTGAAGAAAACACTAGCAATAGGAACCATTGCCaagacaaagaaacaaacagttTCTCAGCAAAATCAAATCATGAACATCACTTGAAATCAGCAACTAGTAGAGCTGTGACAAACAGTAGTTTTTTCCAGTCTCCATGGATCCAAGTTGCAACAGTgctgaagaaaattaaaggaATAGCATGCTCTAATTTGTGGGATGTATTTTTAGTGCGGTTCCTGATGTCTGTTGCTATACTGTTGTATTATAGTAATTTTACTCTTGCCTTGGAGGAGAGATTTGGGGTGAAACCCTTGTTTTCTGGATACCTCATGAGCTATAGCAGTGCACTGGGAGTCCTGGCTGGTTGTTTGCTCGGACCAATAACGAGACTCTATGGGCACAACACTTACAGACTTCTGTTGCACTCCAGCACTTTTACCTGCACACTGATTCTCCTGTATGCCTCAGCACCGAGCATATGGATGGTCATTCTGTCCTCCACCTTCTTGGCCTTCTCCACCACTATTGGCCGTACCTGTATCATTGACCTGGAGCTGACCGTCGGTGGGAACGAGGCCAGCGGGACACTCCTGGGTGTGGGACAGTCAGTGACATCAGTGGGACGTATTATTGCCCCACTCCTTTCTGGAATTGCTCAGGAGTTCAGTCCTTGTGGCCCTCCAAGTCTagctgtgggactggcattaGTTGCTATTGTGATAATGAacgcaaacaaacaaaaataccgTAGTCATGGAAGTGTGAAATTAAAGAACCAGTAGTCACAATTTTGGATTGCACAGATGTATCTTCACCTGCCAGGCTTGTACAGTAATTACGTGATTTTTAAGGAGAGCACATTATGTTCCCGCGGAAgcaagtatatatatatatgtatttctgCTGCAGGGATTTTAAGTCTAGACAGGTATTATTCCAGCAGGTACAACCGTCTAGACAGATGTTATTCCAACAGGACCACTATTTCTAAGAGGAGCACATGTTGCTATATTGTACTGgctgtgattttttaaatatatttttatcctttctcgaggggaaaaaagaatgtCGGGAAGCGCACAAATCCTGCTTGTATCTCATTTTTGAAACAGTGTTTAGATTGAAAGATTGTTTAAAAAAGGTGAATCAAAGGTGAATTATTTAATCAGGAGAATTTGCAATATGTTTGGCcttaatttcttattttgtgGTCTATTTCCTTTTGTCTGTTATGACAGTACCTTATATAACAGGATGTTTGCTTATGTGATTTTTGTGTAGCATGTTTTGTCCAGACCATGGTTAGGCACTTTGGAGTAATCCTGCAACCCCTGCTGACTCCTGGTCTTTCCCAAGTAACAGAATTGGGTATATGCTAACTTCATGTACTAGAAGACCTAATCTTAGAATAATAAAGGCCATTCAGACTGAAACTGAGGCTGAATTTAAGTTTTATTGAAATTTGAACTGGTGATCTCTGTTTAGTAATAACTTCTACTGAGGAACTTTGtcataatttctttatttatatttcctGTGCAATTTTTCTACCTTCACTTTAAGAATAAATGTCCTTCTTAATTC from Melospiza georgiana isolate bMelGeo1 chromosome 2, bMelGeo1.pri, whole genome shotgun sequence includes:
- the MFSD9 gene encoding major facilitator superfamily domain-containing protein 9 isoform X1, encoding MDEEEEDEGGGGRAATASPAASARFVRCLYAVGFLDLFGVSMVVPLMNLHIKSLGASHTVAGIIGSLYGIMQLFTSTFVGCWSDIVGRRYSLLACILLSALGYFLLGNSTTVFLFAISRILVGIFKHTLSISKALLSDLVSERDRPLVMGRFNAASSVGFILGPVVGGYLAEFKGGFYQTAFICASIFLLNGGLVWMLPWSEENTSNRNHCQDKETNSFSAKSNHEHHLKSATSRAVTNSSFFQSPWIQVATVLKKIKGIACSNLWDVFLVRFLMSVAILLYYSNFTLALEERFGVKPLFSGYLMSYSSALGVLAGCLLGPITRLYGHNTYRLLLHSSTFTCTLILLYASAPSIWMVILSSTFLAFSTTIGRTCIIDLELTVGGNEASGTLLGVGQSVTSVGRIIAPLLSGIAQEFSPCGPPSLAVGLALVAIVIMNANKQKYRSHGSVKLKNQ
- the MFSD9 gene encoding major facilitator superfamily domain-containing protein 9 isoform X2; translated protein: MVVPLMNLHIKSLGASHTVAGIIGSLYGIMQLFTSTFVGCWSDIVGRRYSLLACILLSALGYFLLGNSTTVFLFAISRILVGIFKHTLSISKALLSDLVSERDRPLVMGRFNAASSVGFILGPVVGGYLAEFKGGFYQTAFICASIFLLNGGLVWMLPWSEENTSNRNHCQDKETNSFSAKSNHEHHLKSATSRAVTNSSFFQSPWIQVATVLKKIKGIACSNLWDVFLVRFLMSVAILLYYSNFTLALEERFGVKPLFSGYLMSYSSALGVLAGCLLGPITRLYGHNTYRLLLHSSTFTCTLILLYASAPSIWMVILSSTFLAFSTTIGRTCIIDLELTVGGNEASGTLLGVGQSVTSVGRIIAPLLSGIAQEFSPCGPPSLAVGLALVAIVIMNANKQKYRSHGSVKLKNQ